One genomic window of Parus major isolate Abel chromosome 11, Parus_major1.1, whole genome shotgun sequence includes the following:
- the ADGRG3 gene encoding adhesion G protein-coupled receptor G3 isoform X5, with protein sequence MRNCSCLKSGHKPRGSLGRSRAAGTRGAECGGMETPQSGMNLFVGTVLLLLLLPDVARGKDSCSNLDRGDEHRECCKTMEEPQKPGTSIRILRLSQHCPELWRSESRACACLRERWFRLLQSGLAGLKTLLLNVSRAVTRDVLITFSPTAVRCAPPSPLLGRPHTFQASFSSCPRAWCALLCSSSSPLDVPGDHVWVMEGRESARSHSQLCPHRCWVLGMRFFPSALRAPADVAEQTHLGRAEFVPGAGLVSSEQKCDLAATTSHSSLLQGPSRLNTTEKGKTGKIHLPREIFRSLSSQTVRVVVTVLNIQQLGMFKEVNQTAQVLDNTVVGITVGESSISGLQDPVQLTFAHGELPQGVTPQCVFWDASKGRAGGWGSSGCVTQPGDKRTVCSCDHLTFFTLLLNPALDGSTAKALMAVATAGCAVAMAFSIFTMAFCIFIRYRFRFEETVRINLGLHVNLVGSLFLLNLAFLLNTGLSGRTHPRTCRVLGGVTHYCLLCCFTWTALEGCQLYLLFVKVLGTYIPRYLAKLSLLGWGEHHQPGRERGPPCSRGGSGRSYWHLWRIQHPDHGPAGHSPPVLDHFQTSSGPLHHQLWLLWPHLPLQHGCLRGGDPEELQLAGHRGSAGIP encoded by the exons ATGAGGAACTGCTCTTGCCTCAAAAGTGGCCACAAGCCCCGGGGGagcctggggaggagcagagctgccgGGACAAGGGGAGCAGAGTGTGGTGGGATGGAGACCCCACAAAGCGGCATGAACTTGTTCGTGGgcactgtcctgctgctcctgctgctgcctg ATGTTGCCAGAGGAAAGGACAGCTGTTCCA ACCTGGATCGGGGTGATGAGCACCGTGAGTGCTGCAAGACGATGGAGGAGCCGCAGAAGCCAGGCACCAGCATCCGCATCCTCCGcttgtcccagcactgcccgGAGCTGTGGCGCTCTGAGAGCCGCGCCTGTGCCTGCCTGAGGGAGCGCTGGTTCAG gctgctgcagtcGGGGCTGGCGGGGCTCAAGACGCTGCTCCTGAATGTCAGCAGGGCTGTCACCCGTGATGTCCTCATCACCTTCTCCCCCACAGCGGTGAGATGTGcccctccctctcccttgcTTGGAAGGCCCCACACCTTCCAAGCatccttcagctcctgccccagggcttggtgtgccctgctgtgctcttcctcctcccctctggATGTCCCAGGGGACCATGTGTGGGTGATGGAAGGTAGAGAATCTGCTAGGTcccactcccagctctgcccccatagatgctgggtgctggggatgAGGTTCTTCCCTTCTGCCCTCAGGGCTCCTGCTGATGTTGCTGAGCAAACCCACCTGGGCAGGGCTGAATTTGTGCCTGGAGCAGGACTGGTGAGTTCTGAACAGAAATGTGACCTGGCAGCAACAACCTCTCACTCTTCTCTGCTGCAGGGCCCCAGCAGGCTGAACAccacagagaaagggaagacaGGTAAAATCCACCTCCCCAGGGAGATATTCCGGTCCCTGAGTAGCCAAACAGTGCGTGTGGTGGTGACAGTTCTCAATATCCAGCAGCTTGGCATGTTCAAG GAAGTCAACCAGACAGCTCAGGTCTTGGACAACACCGTGGTGGGCATCACAGTGGGGGAGAGCAGCATCTCGGGGCTGCAGGACCCTGTGCAGCTCACTTTTGCCCACGGGGAGCTGCCCCAA GGTGTCACCCCACAGTGCGTCTTCTGGGATGCCAGCAAAG GGcgggcagggggctggggcagcagtggATGTGTCACGCAGCCCGGGGACAAGAGGACAGTCTGCTCCTGTGACCATCTCACCTTCTTCACCCTCCTCCTG AACCCAGCTCTGGATGGCTCCACAGCAAAAGCTTTGATGGCTGTTGCCACCGCTGGCTGTGCTGTAGCCATGGCTTTCTCCATCTTCACCATGGCCTTCTGCATCTTCATAAG GTACAGGTTCAGGTTTGAGGAGACCGTCCGCATCAACCTGGGGCTGCACGTGAACCTCGtgggcagcctgttcctccTCAACCTGGCCTTCCTGCTCAACACTGGGCTCTCAGGCAGGACCCACCCAAGGACCTGCAGGGTCCTGGGGGGGGTCACCCACtactgcctgctctgctgcttcacCTGGACGGCGCTGGAGGGCTGTCAGCTCTACCTGCTCTTTGTCAAGGTCCTCGGCACCTACATCCCCCGGTACCTGGCAAAGCTGAGCCTGCTTGGCTGGGGTGAGCACCACCAGCCTGGACGAGAGCGGGG GCCTCCCTGTTCTCGTGGTGGGAGTGGCAGGAGTTATTGGCACCTATGGAGAATACAGCATCCAGACCACGGACCAGCAGGTCATAGCCCACCT GTGCTGGATCACTTCCAAACATCTTCTGGTCCACTACATCACCAACTGTGGCTACTTTGgcctcatcttcctcttcaaCATGGCTGTCTTCGGGGTGGTGACccagaagagctgcagcttgcagggcacaggggcagTGCAGGGATACCATAA
- the ADGRG3 gene encoding adhesion G protein-coupled receptor G3 isoform X2, translated as MRNCSCLKSGHKPRGSLGRSRAAGTRGAECGGMETPQSGMNLFVGTVLLLLLLPDVARGKDSCSNLDRGDEHRECCKTMEEPQKPGTSIRILRLSQHCPELWRSESRACACLRERWFRLLQSGLAGLKTLLLNVSRAVTRDVLITFSPTAVRCAPPSPLLGRPHTFQASFSSCPRAWCALLCSSSSPLDVPGDHVWVMEGRESARSHSQLCPHRCWVLGMRFFPSALRAPADVAEQTHLGRAEFVPGAGLVSSEQKCDLAATTSHSSLLQGPSRLNTTEKGKTGKIHLPREIFRSLSSQTVRVVVTVLNIQQLGMFKEVNQTAQVLDNTVVGITVGESSISGLQDPVQLTFAHGELPQGVTPQCVFWDASKGRAGGWGSSGCVTQPGDKRTVCSCDHLTFFTLLLNPALDGSTAKALMAVATAGCAVAMAFSIFTMAFCIFIRYRFRFEETVRINLGLHVNLVGSLFLLNLAFLLNTGLSGRTHPRTCRVLGGVTHYCLLCCFTWTALEGCQLYLLFVKVLGTYIPRYLAKLSLLGWGEHHQPGRERGPPCSRGGSGRSYWHLWRIQHPDHGPAGHSPPVRVPLSTGLRWPFGTGRGSSVLPEVQWSGIAPIWFGFAPCFCFLNCDCNTSATPTSHAESPQGLQPSRSWRDVQGPPGTCPGSLPAEQLVQICTPVPLLHPSLGKSPREMAPMGAAQACRAAGGTTIVSFQVLDHFQTSSGPLHHQLWLLWPHLPLQHGCLRGGDPEELQLAGHRGSAGIP; from the exons ATGAGGAACTGCTCTTGCCTCAAAAGTGGCCACAAGCCCCGGGGGagcctggggaggagcagagctgccgGGACAAGGGGAGCAGAGTGTGGTGGGATGGAGACCCCACAAAGCGGCATGAACTTGTTCGTGGgcactgtcctgctgctcctgctgctgcctg ATGTTGCCAGAGGAAAGGACAGCTGTTCCA ACCTGGATCGGGGTGATGAGCACCGTGAGTGCTGCAAGACGATGGAGGAGCCGCAGAAGCCAGGCACCAGCATCCGCATCCTCCGcttgtcccagcactgcccgGAGCTGTGGCGCTCTGAGAGCCGCGCCTGTGCCTGCCTGAGGGAGCGCTGGTTCAG gctgctgcagtcGGGGCTGGCGGGGCTCAAGACGCTGCTCCTGAATGTCAGCAGGGCTGTCACCCGTGATGTCCTCATCACCTTCTCCCCCACAGCGGTGAGATGTGcccctccctctcccttgcTTGGAAGGCCCCACACCTTCCAAGCatccttcagctcctgccccagggcttggtgtgccctgctgtgctcttcctcctcccctctggATGTCCCAGGGGACCATGTGTGGGTGATGGAAGGTAGAGAATCTGCTAGGTcccactcccagctctgcccccatagatgctgggtgctggggatgAGGTTCTTCCCTTCTGCCCTCAGGGCTCCTGCTGATGTTGCTGAGCAAACCCACCTGGGCAGGGCTGAATTTGTGCCTGGAGCAGGACTGGTGAGTTCTGAACAGAAATGTGACCTGGCAGCAACAACCTCTCACTCTTCTCTGCTGCAGGGCCCCAGCAGGCTGAACAccacagagaaagggaagacaGGTAAAATCCACCTCCCCAGGGAGATATTCCGGTCCCTGAGTAGCCAAACAGTGCGTGTGGTGGTGACAGTTCTCAATATCCAGCAGCTTGGCATGTTCAAG GAAGTCAACCAGACAGCTCAGGTCTTGGACAACACCGTGGTGGGCATCACAGTGGGGGAGAGCAGCATCTCGGGGCTGCAGGACCCTGTGCAGCTCACTTTTGCCCACGGGGAGCTGCCCCAA GGTGTCACCCCACAGTGCGTCTTCTGGGATGCCAGCAAAG GGcgggcagggggctggggcagcagtggATGTGTCACGCAGCCCGGGGACAAGAGGACAGTCTGCTCCTGTGACCATCTCACCTTCTTCACCCTCCTCCTG AACCCAGCTCTGGATGGCTCCACAGCAAAAGCTTTGATGGCTGTTGCCACCGCTGGCTGTGCTGTAGCCATGGCTTTCTCCATCTTCACCATGGCCTTCTGCATCTTCATAAG GTACAGGTTCAGGTTTGAGGAGACCGTCCGCATCAACCTGGGGCTGCACGTGAACCTCGtgggcagcctgttcctccTCAACCTGGCCTTCCTGCTCAACACTGGGCTCTCAGGCAGGACCCACCCAAGGACCTGCAGGGTCCTGGGGGGGGTCACCCACtactgcctgctctgctgcttcacCTGGACGGCGCTGGAGGGCTGTCAGCTCTACCTGCTCTTTGTCAAGGTCCTCGGCACCTACATCCCCCGGTACCTGGCAAAGCTGAGCCTGCTTGGCTGGGGTGAGCACCACCAGCCTGGACGAGAGCGGGG GCCTCCCTGTTCTCGTGGTGGGAGTGGCAGGAGTTATTGGCACCTATGGAGAATACAGCATCCAGACCACGGACCAGCAGGTCATAGCCCACCTGTGCGTGTGCCACTGTCCACAGGGCTCAGGTGGCCCTTTGGCACAGGGAGGGGTAGCTCAGTCCTGCCAGAAGTGCAGTGGTCAGGGATTGCACCCATCTGGTTTGGCTTTGCACCATGCTTCTGCTTCCTTAATTGTGATTGCAACACATCAGCCACCCCTACCTCTCATGCTGAGTCTCCTCAGGGCCTGCAGCCCTCCAGGTCATGGAGGGATGTCCAAGGTCCACCTGGAACTTGTCCAggctccctcccagctgagcAACTGGTGCAGATATGCACCCCTGTCCCCCTGCTTCACCCCAGCCTTGGAAAATCCCCCCGGGAGATGGCTCCCATGGGTGCTGCTCAGGcttgcagggctgctggaggcacCACAATTGTCTCTTTTCAGGTGCTGGATCACTTCCAAACATCTTCTGGTCCACTACATCACCAACTGTGGCTACTTTGgcctcatcttcctcttcaaCATGGCTGTCTTCGGGGTGGTGACccagaagagctgcagcttgcagggcacaggggcagTGCAGGGATACCATAA
- the ADGRG3 gene encoding adhesion G protein-coupled receptor G3 isoform X7 encodes MRNCSCLKSGHKPRGSLGRSRAAGTRGAECGGMETPQSGMNLFVGTVLLLLLLPDVARGKDSCSNLDRGDEHRECCKTMEEPQKPGTSIRILRLSQHCPELWRSESRACACLRERWFRLLQSGLAGLKTLLLNVSRAVTRDVLITFSPTAVRCAPPSPLLGRPHTFQASFSSCPRAWCALLCSSSSPLDVPGDHVWVMEGRESARSHSQLCPHRCWVLGMRFFPSALRAPADVAEQTHLGRAEFVPGAGLVSSEQKCDLAATTSHSSLLQGPSRLNTTEKGKTGKIHLPREIFRSLSSQTVRVVVTVLNIQQLGMFKEVNQTAQVLDNTVVGITVGESSISGLQDPVQLTFAHGELPQGVTPQCVFWDASKGRAGGWGSSGCVTQPGDKRTVCSCDHLTFFTLLLNPALDGSTAKALMAVATAGCAVAMAFSIFTMAFCIFIRYRFRFEETVRINLGLHVNLVGSLFLLNLAFLLNTGLSGRTHPRTCRVLGGVTHYCLLCCFTWTALEGCQLYLLFVKVLGTYIPRYLAKLSLLGWGEHHQPGRERGPPCSRGGSGRSYWHLWRIQHPDHGPAGAGSLPNIFWSTTSPTVATLASSSSSTWLSSGW; translated from the exons ATGAGGAACTGCTCTTGCCTCAAAAGTGGCCACAAGCCCCGGGGGagcctggggaggagcagagctgccgGGACAAGGGGAGCAGAGTGTGGTGGGATGGAGACCCCACAAAGCGGCATGAACTTGTTCGTGGgcactgtcctgctgctcctgctgctgcctg ATGTTGCCAGAGGAAAGGACAGCTGTTCCA ACCTGGATCGGGGTGATGAGCACCGTGAGTGCTGCAAGACGATGGAGGAGCCGCAGAAGCCAGGCACCAGCATCCGCATCCTCCGcttgtcccagcactgcccgGAGCTGTGGCGCTCTGAGAGCCGCGCCTGTGCCTGCCTGAGGGAGCGCTGGTTCAG gctgctgcagtcGGGGCTGGCGGGGCTCAAGACGCTGCTCCTGAATGTCAGCAGGGCTGTCACCCGTGATGTCCTCATCACCTTCTCCCCCACAGCGGTGAGATGTGcccctccctctcccttgcTTGGAAGGCCCCACACCTTCCAAGCatccttcagctcctgccccagggcttggtgtgccctgctgtgctcttcctcctcccctctggATGTCCCAGGGGACCATGTGTGGGTGATGGAAGGTAGAGAATCTGCTAGGTcccactcccagctctgcccccatagatgctgggtgctggggatgAGGTTCTTCCCTTCTGCCCTCAGGGCTCCTGCTGATGTTGCTGAGCAAACCCACCTGGGCAGGGCTGAATTTGTGCCTGGAGCAGGACTGGTGAGTTCTGAACAGAAATGTGACCTGGCAGCAACAACCTCTCACTCTTCTCTGCTGCAGGGCCCCAGCAGGCTGAACAccacagagaaagggaagacaGGTAAAATCCACCTCCCCAGGGAGATATTCCGGTCCCTGAGTAGCCAAACAGTGCGTGTGGTGGTGACAGTTCTCAATATCCAGCAGCTTGGCATGTTCAAG GAAGTCAACCAGACAGCTCAGGTCTTGGACAACACCGTGGTGGGCATCACAGTGGGGGAGAGCAGCATCTCGGGGCTGCAGGACCCTGTGCAGCTCACTTTTGCCCACGGGGAGCTGCCCCAA GGTGTCACCCCACAGTGCGTCTTCTGGGATGCCAGCAAAG GGcgggcagggggctggggcagcagtggATGTGTCACGCAGCCCGGGGACAAGAGGACAGTCTGCTCCTGTGACCATCTCACCTTCTTCACCCTCCTCCTG AACCCAGCTCTGGATGGCTCCACAGCAAAAGCTTTGATGGCTGTTGCCACCGCTGGCTGTGCTGTAGCCATGGCTTTCTCCATCTTCACCATGGCCTTCTGCATCTTCATAAG GTACAGGTTCAGGTTTGAGGAGACCGTCCGCATCAACCTGGGGCTGCACGTGAACCTCGtgggcagcctgttcctccTCAACCTGGCCTTCCTGCTCAACACTGGGCTCTCAGGCAGGACCCACCCAAGGACCTGCAGGGTCCTGGGGGGGGTCACCCACtactgcctgctctgctgcttcacCTGGACGGCGCTGGAGGGCTGTCAGCTCTACCTGCTCTTTGTCAAGGTCCTCGGCACCTACATCCCCCGGTACCTGGCAAAGCTGAGCCTGCTTGGCTGGGGTGAGCACCACCAGCCTGGACGAGAGCGGGG GCCTCCCTGTTCTCGTGGTGGGAGTGGCAGGAGTTATTGGCACCTATGGAGAATACAGCATCCAGACCACGGACCAGCAG GTGCTGGATCACTTCCAAACATCTTCTGGTCCACTACATCACCAACTGTGGCTACTTTGgcctcatcttcctcttcaaCATGGCTGTCTTCGGGGTGGTGA